One Parasphingorhabdus cellanae genomic region harbors:
- the betA gene encoding choline dehydrogenase yields the protein MPTASDWDYIIIGAGSAGCVLANRLTEDGKNRVLLLEAGGSDKNILIQMPTALSYPMASDTYNWGYMSESEAALDGRQITCPRGKGLGGTSSINGMVYVRGNACDFEEWEQAGAEGWSYANCLPYFKRSETWQAGADDYRGGCGPLGVGGGNDMTGNPLYQAFIDAGVEAGYPSTEDYNGFRQEGFGAMHMTVRGGIRESTSRAYLDPVKSRANLTVWTDALVDRIVLEGKRAVGVVLTHGGVQKTIFAGKEIILSAGSIASPAILQRSGVGAAPVLSKAGVEVLHELPGVGENLQDHLEIYFQFRCKEPVSLNNKLGWFSKLLIGVRWFFFKSGLGATNHFESCAFIRSGAGIKSPDIQYHFLPAAMRYDGTPSLKGHGFQVHVGPNKPKSRGHVHIPSTDPAAAPIITFNYMQHSDDVTKWRQCIRLTREIIGQPAMDVYRDEELQPGIQVETDAQIDAWVKDNVESAYHPCGTCKMGSESDAMAVVDTQCRVIGLDGLRVVDASVFPTVTNGNINAPTIMVAERASDMILGTPLLSASTAPSWIDENWQTRQREGHAVRALG from the coding sequence ATGCCAACCGCTTCTGACTGGGATTACATCATAATTGGCGCAGGGTCTGCCGGGTGCGTGCTGGCCAACCGCCTTACAGAAGATGGCAAGAACCGCGTGTTGTTACTGGAAGCTGGCGGTAGCGATAAAAATATCCTGATCCAGATGCCCACTGCGCTGTCCTATCCCATGGCGTCCGATACGTATAACTGGGGATATATGTCTGAGAGCGAAGCTGCGCTTGATGGCCGTCAAATTACCTGTCCGCGCGGTAAGGGGTTGGGCGGGACATCTTCCATCAACGGCATGGTTTATGTTCGCGGTAATGCTTGCGATTTTGAAGAATGGGAGCAGGCGGGGGCAGAAGGTTGGAGCTATGCCAATTGCTTACCCTATTTCAAGCGATCAGAGACCTGGCAAGCTGGCGCAGATGACTATCGCGGCGGCTGCGGACCGCTGGGTGTCGGCGGCGGAAATGATATGACTGGCAATCCGCTCTATCAGGCCTTTATCGACGCCGGCGTCGAGGCGGGATATCCGTCCACGGAAGACTATAACGGTTTTCGTCAGGAGGGGTTCGGCGCAATGCATATGACGGTGCGTGGCGGCATCCGGGAGTCCACGTCCCGAGCCTATCTCGATCCCGTAAAATCGCGAGCTAATCTGACCGTATGGACCGATGCGCTAGTTGATCGCATAGTGTTGGAAGGCAAAAGGGCTGTCGGTGTGGTTCTGACTCATGGCGGTGTGCAGAAGACTATATTTGCTGGTAAGGAGATAATCCTGTCCGCCGGTTCCATCGCTTCGCCAGCAATTTTGCAGCGCTCCGGTGTTGGAGCGGCGCCTGTGCTGAGCAAAGCCGGTGTTGAAGTCTTGCATGAATTGCCTGGTGTCGGGGAAAATCTTCAAGATCATCTGGAAATCTATTTTCAGTTTCGCTGTAAAGAACCTGTGAGTTTGAACAATAAGCTGGGATGGTTTAGCAAGCTTCTGATCGGGGTGCGCTGGTTCTTTTTTAAATCCGGTCTTGGTGCGACCAATCATTTTGAATCCTGTGCCTTCATTCGATCGGGCGCTGGTATCAAGTCACCGGATATCCAATATCATTTTTTGCCAGCCGCGATGCGCTATGACGGCACACCGTCTTTAAAAGGCCATGGTTTTCAGGTTCATGTCGGACCCAACAAGCCCAAAAGTCGGGGGCATGTGCATATCCCCTCTACAGACCCCGCTGCCGCGCCAATCATCACGTTCAATTATATGCAGCATTCAGATGATGTCACGAAATGGCGACAATGCATAAGACTGACGCGTGAGATTATCGGACAACCGGCGATGGATGTATATCGCGACGAAGAGCTACAGCCCGGTATACAAGTTGAAACAGATGCCCAGATTGATGCCTGGGTAAAGGATAATGTGGAAAGTGCCTATCATCCTTGTGGCACATGCAAAATGGGATCAGAAAGCGACGCCATGGCCGTAGTTGACACACAGTGTCGGGTAATCGGTCTCGACGGCTTGCGCGTCGTGGATGCTTCGGTCTTTCCCACCGTCACCAACGGGAATATTAATGCGCCAACGATCATGGTCGCCGAGCGCGCTTCGGACATGATTTTGGGAACCCCCTTGTTGTCTGCATCAACCGCGCCGAGCTGGATAGATGAAAATTGGCAAACGCGCCAACGCGAGGGACACGCCGTCCGCGCGCTAGGTTGA
- a CDS encoding DUF1013 domain-containing protein — protein MQHATASWLVDNTGLSFEQIAEFCGIHILEVNAMADDLAGSKYTGRDPVQAHELTNEEIARAEADPNYRMKLQKGPDQVRRTKGPRYTPVSKRQDKPDGIAWLLRNHPEISDAQVGKLIGTTRTTINAIRDREHWNIANIVPKDPVTLGLCSQRELDAVVAKAAKKAGIEPEVPEDKKLGGDKEALIAELHEERAQAERDAEAALAAESGEEEIATEDLTAETLFKDS, from the coding sequence ATGCAGCACGCCACCGCCAGCTGGCTGGTGGATAATACCGGATTGAGCTTTGAACAAATTGCTGAATTTTGTGGCATTCACATTCTTGAAGTCAATGCGATGGCCGATGATCTGGCCGGTTCCAAATATACCGGCCGCGATCCGGTGCAGGCGCATGAACTGACCAATGAGGAAATTGCCAGAGCAGAAGCAGATCCCAATTATCGGATGAAGCTGCAAAAAGGCCCCGATCAGGTGCGCCGCACCAAGGGACCGCGTTATACCCCGGTGTCTAAGCGTCAGGATAAGCCAGATGGCATAGCCTGGTTGCTGCGCAATCATCCGGAAATTTCCGACGCACAGGTGGGCAAGTTGATCGGTACAACCCGCACAACAATCAACGCAATCCGTGATCGCGAGCATTGGAATATTGCAAATATCGTTCCCAAAGATCCCGTGACTCTGGGGCTTTGCTCACAGCGCGAACTGGATGCTGTTGTTGCCAAGGCAGCGAAAAAAGCCGGTATTGAGCCTGAAGTGCCCGAAGACAAGAAACTCGGCGGCGACAAAGAAGCGCTTATTGCTGAACTGCACGAAGAACGGGCGCAGGCCGAACGTGATGCGGAAGCTGCGCTGGCCGCTGAATCTGGCGAGGAAGAAATCGCGACCGAAGATTTGACTGCAGAGACGTTGTTCAAGGATAGCTAA
- a CDS encoding MBL fold metallo-hydrolase gives MDALTTPPAYDATLADHGFDPIEVEGLTYPLGEYEPKYGEYFELMPGIGWTRTPVPGPLGHINNWILDDLHPDGTPGFAIVDTGLFMPAVIESWKALFETGLNGKTATKIVVTHFHPDHVGCAGWLANRFKAPLHMNRTEWLLARMLTADVSADVPQEAIDEWRFAGWDEALIKEKCEGGWGRFARAVSQMPIGHIRMDEGDSLTIGDNHWRVMIGRGHTPEHACLIDDKNQVMISGDQILPRITSNISVMLSEPTADPLGEWLTSIDRFRAEIDPDLLVLPAHGRPFKGAHQRLDTLALRHNEALDDLADALAEKPMRVVDSFPLLFSRPIGHDVIGMATGEAMATLRHLEYTGRAVHDMKDGTAWYSAP, from the coding sequence ATGGATGCTCTCACAACACCACCCGCTTATGACGCAACGCTGGCTGATCACGGCTTTGATCCGATCGAAGTCGAAGGTCTCACCTATCCGCTCGGCGAATATGAGCCCAAATATGGCGAATATTTCGAATTGATGCCCGGCATCGGCTGGACCCGCACGCCGGTTCCGGGACCTCTGGGACATATTAACAATTGGATATTGGATGACCTGCATCCGGATGGAACGCCGGGTTTTGCTATTGTCGATACCGGCTTGTTCATGCCCGCCGTCATTGAATCGTGGAAAGCGCTTTTTGAAACTGGATTGAACGGGAAAACGGCCACCAAAATTGTTGTCACCCATTTCCACCCTGACCATGTGGGCTGCGCCGGCTGGCTAGCCAATCGGTTCAAAGCACCGTTGCATATGAACCGCACCGAATGGCTGCTGGCACGGATGCTGACGGCTGACGTGAGCGCTGATGTGCCGCAGGAAGCAATTGACGAATGGCGGTTTGCGGGTTGGGATGAAGCGCTGATCAAGGAAAAATGTGAGGGCGGCTGGGGCCGCTTTGCGCGCGCGGTCTCACAGATGCCCATCGGTCATATTCGCATGGATGAGGGCGATAGCCTGACTATCGGCGACAATCATTGGCGGGTAATGATCGGGCGTGGCCATACGCCAGAGCATGCTTGTTTGATTGATGACAAAAACCAGGTGATGATTTCTGGTGATCAGATCCTGCCGCGAATTACCTCGAACATTTCGGTGATGCTGAGCGAACCAACAGCCGACCCTCTGGGTGAATGGCTGACCAGTATTGACCGATTTCGGGCCGAGATTGACCCCGACCTGCTTGTGTTACCAGCCCATGGTCGGCCATTTAAGGGCGCGCATCAACGCCTTGATACTTTGGCGTTGCGGCATAATGAGGCGTTGGATGATCTCGCCGATGCCCTTGCTGAAAAACCGATGCGGGTGGTCGATAGCTTTCCGTTACTTTTCTCCCGTCCCATTGGCCATGATGTCATCGGGATGGCAACTGGAGAGGCGATGGCAACGCTCCGCCATCTCGAATATACGGGCCGGGCAGTGCATGACATGAAGGACGGAACGGCTTGGTATAGCGCGCCTTGA
- a CDS encoding DUF1501 domain-containing protein, which yields MQYHRRSVIAAGLSGLAMSVAYPGMAWASAATDKRFVFILQRGAADGLATIAPTGDPDYLPARGDLAQEALTGNKLDSFFTLHPAMVESAKLYREKQARFLHALASGYRERSHFDAQNVMESGAMQPYGRDDGWMNRLLSLLPAESAKAMAIAPAVPLILRGPVPASSYEKSRAKGPDGDLMQRVAMLYAEDPALSSLWQDALAADAMANMQQGQMRGGAAIGSMAAGLMSGLAGARVLMLETNGWDTHSRQKGRLGNQLKQADALIAALRDGLGENWNNTLVLVATEFGRTVAFNGTGGTDHGTGSAAMLFGGALKNGGTVQADWPGLAPANLLDNRDLRPTMRFEAMVTGALSDHYGIEPGQMKKTLFPDFV from the coding sequence ATGCAATATCATCGTCGTTCCGTTATTGCCGCCGGTCTTTCAGGTCTAGCCATGAGTGTGGCATATCCTGGGATGGCATGGGCATCGGCAGCCACCGACAAGCGGTTTGTTTTCATTCTGCAGCGTGGAGCAGCCGATGGTCTGGCGACGATTGCCCCGACTGGCGATCCCGATTATCTGCCAGCGCGCGGCGATCTGGCACAGGAAGCTCTGACTGGCAACAAGCTTGATAGTTTTTTCACACTGCATCCCGCTATGGTTGAATCAGCCAAACTGTATCGGGAAAAGCAAGCCCGCTTTCTCCATGCGCTGGCCTCTGGTTATCGCGAACGCTCCCATTTCGATGCCCAGAATGTCATGGAATCTGGGGCGATGCAGCCCTATGGCCGAGATGATGGATGGATGAACCGGCTCCTATCTCTACTGCCTGCAGAGAGTGCCAAGGCAATGGCGATAGCGCCAGCTGTACCGCTGATCTTGCGCGGTCCGGTGCCGGCGAGTAGCTATGAAAAGTCCCGAGCCAAAGGACCGGATGGCGATTTAATGCAGCGGGTCGCGATGCTCTATGCTGAGGATCCTGCGCTCTCATCCTTGTGGCAAGATGCTTTGGCCGCCGATGCGATGGCGAATATGCAGCAAGGCCAAATGCGCGGTGGTGCGGCGATTGGTTCGATGGCTGCCGGATTGATGAGCGGGCTCGCTGGTGCGCGGGTTTTGATGCTAGAGACCAATGGTTGGGACACGCACAGCCGTCAAAAAGGACGGCTTGGTAATCAGTTGAAACAGGCGGATGCGCTGATCGCGGCCTTACGGGATGGCCTTGGAGAAAATTGGAACAACACACTTGTGCTGGTTGCAACCGAATTTGGTCGTACCGTTGCTTTTAACGGCACGGGAGGGACGGACCACGGTACCGGATCGGCTGCAATGCTTTTCGGAGGTGCTCTAAAAAATGGCGGTACGGTACAAGCTGACTGGCCGGGCCTAGCGCCCGCCAACTTGCTGGACAACCGGGATTTGCGTCCGACCATGCGATTTGAGGCCATGGTTACCGGCGCGCTGTCCGATCATTATGGTATTGAGCCG
- the hemN gene encoding oxygen-independent coproporphyrinogen III oxidase, with protein sequence MWKYHPELLERPVPRYTSYPTAADFNASVGSPDLDRALKNVRLCDDMSLYVHIPYCDQICWYCGCNTDRANRTHRLTAYMKALFAEIDLVAAKLNHRGRVKRIAFGGGSPNALFAGDFKALLNQLKTVFQIDGAVLSIELDPRSYSAEWQELMVGAGMDNVSLGVQSFDPAVQAAIGRVQPLDMVTDMVAHLRATGVTSLNFDLMYGLPDQTMDILRKTLEQTIALAPERIALFGYAHIPSLIPRQRQIDDTHLPDARQRFDMAAFGYDFLTRAGYQPIGFDHFALPGDPLGQAGASGTVRRNFQGFTDDQSDILIGMGASAISEFPDLIVQNEKNTGRYRACLGQGQLPAAVGISRNFNHQMHGAIIEQILTNGEADLATLGGAATYAGRLAPFINRGLIEIVDQRMKLMPSARPYARSIAATFDEFRGQTAGTFSQAV encoded by the coding sequence ATGTGGAAGTATCATCCAGAACTGCTCGAACGCCCGGTTCCGCGCTATACAAGCTATCCAACCGCCGCTGATTTCAATGCCAGCGTCGGTTCGCCCGATCTGGATCGCGCGCTGAAAAATGTCCGGCTTTGCGACGATATGTCGCTTTATGTCCATATCCCCTATTGCGATCAGATATGCTGGTATTGCGGCTGTAACACCGACAGAGCAAACCGGACGCACCGTCTGACGGCCTATATGAAAGCATTATTTGCCGAGATTGATCTGGTTGCAGCCAAGCTGAATCACCGAGGCCGGGTGAAGCGGATCGCCTTTGGTGGTGGCAGTCCAAATGCTCTTTTCGCTGGTGATTTCAAGGCGTTATTGAATCAACTGAAGACAGTTTTCCAAATCGATGGAGCTGTCCTCTCGATCGAACTGGACCCCCGAAGCTATTCGGCAGAATGGCAGGAACTGATGGTGGGGGCCGGTATGGATAATGTAAGCCTTGGCGTGCAGAGCTTTGATCCGGCTGTGCAGGCTGCGATCGGGCGAGTGCAACCTCTGGACATGGTGACGGATATGGTCGCGCACTTGCGAGCGACCGGCGTTACATCACTCAACTTTGATTTGATGTACGGTCTGCCCGACCAGACGATGGATATTTTGCGGAAAACGCTGGAACAGACGATTGCGCTCGCGCCGGAACGGATCGCGCTGTTTGGCTATGCTCATATTCCGAGCCTCATTCCCCGTCAGCGTCAGATTGACGATACTCATCTGCCTGATGCCAGGCAGCGTTTCGATATGGCCGCTTTCGGCTATGACTTTCTAACCCGAGCGGGCTATCAACCCATCGGCTTTGACCATTTCGCACTGCCCGGCGATCCCCTCGGGCAGGCAGGGGCAAGCGGTACGGTTAGGCGAAATTTCCAAGGCTTTACCGATGATCAGAGCGATATATTGATCGGAATGGGCGCTTCGGCGATCAGCGAATTTCCTGACCTGATCGTCCAGAACGAGAAAAATACCGGCCGCTACCGCGCTTGCTTGGGGCAAGGCCAATTGCCAGCGGCTGTGGGCATAAGCCGGAACTTCAACCATCAAATGCACGGCGCGATTATTGAACAGATTTTGACCAATGGGGAGGCTGACCTTGCGACACTTGGCGGGGCGGCGACCTATGCCGGTCGACTCGCGCCCTTTATTAACCGCGGTCTGATCGAGATTGTTGATCAGCGGATGAAATTAATGCCTTCTGCCAGACCTTATGCGCGGAGCATCGCTGCGACATTTGACGAATTTCGCGGACAAACGGCGGGAACCTTTAGTCAGGCCGTCTGA
- a CDS encoding long-chain-fatty-acid--CoA ligase, whose product MTDIPETHPSAEPSPIWKSRYNHPTNWDQFFAPLSMPGMFFRSAGRRGDANLLDFMGRKYSYAEVAAGVVRVAKGLQDLGAKKGDRIGLFLPNVPHYVTAYYGAMAIGATVVNFSPLYTVEELNHQVEDSGTKILFTLSASAVFPTAYEVLQQSSLERLVVGSVAGALPGAKALFYRLFRSKENSPQPEDDRITPFADLTANDGKYIAPNIHPEKDIALLQYTGGTTGTPKGAMLSHQNLTANARQINSIDPYIDEDDRLMGVLPFFHVFANSAVLNRTVQRGGEIVMLPRFDAKQTLKAITRSHITAMPGVPTMYQALLDHPDIDKTNFSSLKVCVSGGAPLPLELKKKFEAKTGAKLVEGYGLTESSGVVSANPYSGLNKSGTIGQPVPGTLVKLVDKEDPTKQVPEGEPGELIFSGPQVMQGYWNLPQADDEVFVDGFLRTGDVAEIDDDGYIKIVDRIKDMIAVGGFKVFPSQVEEVLYKHEAVKEALVIGVPDDYRGESPRAYVALEEGMDVDGAALKDWLNPQLGKHERVSDVIVRDSLPKTMIGKLDRKTLRAEELG is encoded by the coding sequence ATGACTGATATCCCCGAAACCCATCCATCCGCTGAACCCAGTCCAATCTGGAAATCGCGCTATAATCATCCTACCAACTGGGATCAATTTTTTGCGCCCCTGTCGATGCCCGGCATGTTCTTTCGCTCGGCTGGTCGCAGAGGAGACGCGAATCTGCTCGATTTCATGGGGCGTAAATATAGCTACGCCGAAGTGGCGGCTGGCGTCGTCCGTGTAGCCAAAGGTCTGCAAGATCTCGGTGCCAAAAAGGGCGACAGGATCGGTCTGTTTCTTCCGAATGTTCCACATTATGTAACGGCTTACTATGGCGCAATGGCGATTGGCGCGACGGTGGTAAATTTCTCGCCGCTTTATACGGTTGAGGAACTGAACCATCAGGTTGAAGATAGCGGCACGAAGATTCTCTTCACATTGTCGGCAAGCGCGGTATTCCCCACAGCCTATGAAGTGCTCCAGCAATCCAGCCTCGAACGACTGGTTGTAGGCAGCGTAGCCGGCGCTCTGCCGGGCGCAAAAGCGCTTTTCTACCGGTTGTTTCGCAGCAAGGAAAATTCACCGCAGCCCGAGGATGACCGGATCACGCCCTTTGCGGACCTGACGGCCAATGATGGCAAATATATCGCGCCCAATATCCACCCGGAAAAAGATATTGCTTTGTTGCAATATACGGGCGGGACGACAGGGACTCCCAAGGGCGCGATGCTCAGCCATCAGAACCTGACGGCCAATGCGCGGCAGATTAATAGTATTGATCCTTATATTGACGAAGATGACCGGCTGATGGGCGTGCTGCCTTTCTTCCACGTCTTCGCCAATAGCGCAGTGCTCAATCGCACGGTTCAGCGGGGCGGGGAGATTGTCATGCTGCCGCGCTTTGACGCCAAGCAGACCTTGAAAGCGATCACCCGCAGCCATATTACCGCCATGCCCGGTGTGCCCACTATGTATCAGGCGCTGCTCGATCATCCTGATATCGACAAAACCAATTTTTCTTCGCTTAAAGTCTGTGTATCCGGCGGGGCGCCATTGCCACTGGAGCTCAAAAAGAAATTCGAAGCGAAGACCGGCGCCAAGCTCGTTGAGGGTTATGGCCTGACCGAAAGTTCCGGCGTGGTGAGCGCTAACCCCTATTCCGGCCTCAATAAATCCGGAACCATCGGACAGCCAGTACCGGGGACTTTGGTCAAGCTGGTCGACAAGGAAGACCCGACCAAACAAGTCCCCGAAGGCGAGCCGGGCGAATTGATCTTCTCTGGCCCGCAGGTCATGCAAGGCTATTGGAATTTGCCGCAGGCCGATGACGAGGTATTTGTCGATGGCTTTCTGCGCACCGGCGATGTCGCGGAGATTGACGACGATGGCTATATAAAGATTGTCGACCGGATAAAGGACATGATCGCCGTTGGCGGTTTCAAGGTTTTTCCGAGTCAGGTCGAGGAAGTGCTTTACAAGCATGAAGCTGTTAAGGAAGCGCTCGTCATTGGTGTTCCCGATGATTATCGCGGCGAAAGCCCCAGAGCTTATGTTGCTTTGGAAGAGGGAATGGATGTTGACGGTGCAGCTCTGAAAGACTGGCTCAACCCACAACTTGGCAAGCATGAGCGCGTCAGTGATGTGATTGTTCGTGACAGCTTGCCCAAGACGATGATCGGGAAACTCGACCGCAAGACTCTTCGCGCGGAGGAACTGGGCTAG
- a CDS encoding BCCT family transporter, producing MQSAHIILTTAILITLITSVFLIIWFRKTLLTGEQPSSLMAFIAILFTSGLDVGLILFPLTEFPVYETEAVYSFTNPLALEFGFWGFLVWGFYFLTTFYFCVVEPRLKLFEIGWVKVMNNLVIIATCAFTGFLFFSYLPDYITNIPEAARYALVAVVVLAAVISSTDIRLVIWLSMGSFVLFLALIAAILVHSDMGIDQFLQSGQYLGGYFGNLHRFVSPLTDYHAFYLFWWFAWSIMIGQFVARFVGGLRPWQLLAALLVLPSIPIALWFSILFYVHSQEISLTAPLQIAMIVVGIIFVVNSLDSLTRLYSENLNLTVERLGRWFYIAVHWGLLFGLILLYQFTPLKIEWIGMVVILLYACIYALIFQRRRQLAAASF from the coding sequence ATGCAAAGCGCCCACATCATATTGACCACTGCTATATTGATTACGTTGATTACTTCAGTGTTCTTGATCATCTGGTTCCGAAAAACCCTACTCACTGGGGAGCAGCCGAGTAGCTTGATGGCATTTATCGCCATTTTATTCACTTCTGGTCTGGATGTCGGTTTGATCCTGTTCCCCTTGACTGAATTCCCGGTCTACGAAACGGAAGCTGTATATTCTTTCACGAACCCGTTGGCGCTCGAATTTGGCTTTTGGGGGTTTTTGGTTTGGGGTTTTTATTTTCTCACGACATTTTATTTTTGTGTTGTCGAACCACGGCTGAAATTGTTCGAGATCGGATGGGTGAAGGTGATGAACAATCTCGTGATCATAGCGACTTGTGCGTTTACCGGATTTCTCTTTTTCAGCTATCTTCCCGATTATATCACCAATATCCCGGAGGCGGCGCGCTATGCGCTTGTTGCTGTGGTCGTGCTCGCCGCTGTGATATCAAGCACCGACATTCGATTGGTTATTTGGCTGAGTATGGGTTCGTTCGTGCTGTTCCTTGCCCTGATTGCCGCGATTTTGGTGCATAGCGATATGGGTATCGACCAATTTTTACAGAGCGGACAATATCTGGGCGGCTATTTTGGCAATTTACACCGGTTCGTCAGCCCACTGACTGACTATCATGCTTTTTATCTGTTCTGGTGGTTCGCTTGGAGCATCATGATCGGCCAATTTGTTGCGCGATTTGTCGGGGGGCTTCGGCCGTGGCAGCTGCTGGCGGCACTGCTCGTCTTGCCATCAATTCCCATCGCATTATGGTTCTCGATATTATTTTATGTTCACAGCCAAGAAATCTCCCTAACCGCACCTTTGCAAATTGCGATGATCGTGGTTGGGATTATTTTCGTCGTGAACTCGCTGGACTCATTAACCCGCCTCTATTCCGAAAACCTTAATCTCACCGTGGAACGACTGGGCCGATGGTTCTATATTGCCGTCCATTGGGGTCTGCTCTTTGGGTTGATCCTGCTATACCAATTCACACCGCTGAAAATTGAGTGGATCGGTATGGTGGTCATTTTGCTCTACGCTTGTATATACGCGCTGATTTTTCAGCGGCGACGTCAACTAGCAGCCGCTTCGTTTTAA
- a CDS encoding DUF1800 domain-containing protein: MTIAKAIAMNRFGLGHRPDYGSSDRQQAWLLDQLIRFDPSPQVVAAQPSRQAIASAFQSYRMDAKQFRNMRKNKAGTEDQIAMLEAQRKESRKSLQNIHMEAVDARLTVALNSDTDFAERLVHFWSNHFAISVEKPPVVALSGNYEFRAIRPHIMGKFSDLLFAAVQHPAMLLFLDQAQSVGPSSPMAKRISQRRGKQFGLNENLAREILELHTLGVRTGYDQSDVTELARALTGWTIAGFQGGPAQRRLAESAKTGDTVFIDAVHEPGQRRIMDKTYGAEGADQVKAILSDLAVHPATARHVAMKLARHFVSDKPPEKLVNRLEDDFLSTGGDLPSLYRTLVEAPEAWPTPWNGAQAKFKSPWEWLVSSLRALNVRDLPTNMKTAQLLRQLGQPVWKPGSPAGYADETATWAGSAALMRRVELAERIARRSADRIDARALAPQILPGVLANNTVEAVARAESPSQGLSLLLVSPEFLRR, from the coding sequence ATGACCATCGCGAAAGCCATAGCCATGAACCGGTTCGGTCTCGGCCACCGTCCGGACTATGGCAGCTCGGATAGACAGCAAGCGTGGCTGTTAGATCAGCTGATACGTTTTGATCCTTCACCACAGGTAGTTGCAGCTCAGCCTTCACGCCAGGCTATTGCCAGTGCGTTTCAGTCTTATCGTATGGACGCGAAGCAGTTTCGGAATATGCGGAAAAACAAGGCCGGCACTGAAGATCAAATCGCGATGCTGGAGGCGCAACGAAAAGAGTCCCGCAAATCTCTGCAAAATATCCATATGGAAGCGGTCGATGCGCGGCTGACCGTCGCTCTGAATAGCGATACGGATTTTGCGGAGCGACTGGTCCATTTTTGGTCGAATCATTTTGCCATTTCTGTCGAAAAACCGCCGGTGGTGGCGCTTTCGGGCAACTATGAATTTAGAGCTATTCGGCCGCATATCATGGGTAAGTTCTCCGATCTGTTATTTGCTGCGGTCCAGCATCCGGCGATGTTATTATTTTTGGATCAGGCGCAATCGGTCGGTCCATCAAGCCCCATGGCAAAGCGCATATCGCAGCGGCGCGGCAAGCAATTCGGGCTGAATGAAAATCTCGCGCGGGAGATTTTGGAGCTGCATACGCTTGGTGTTCGCACCGGCTATGATCAGTCTGACGTTACCGAATTGGCGCGTGCGCTAACGGGCTGGACAATCGCAGGATTTCAGGGCGGACCAGCGCAGCGCCGGTTGGCGGAAAGTGCGAAAACGGGAGACACCGTTTTTATAGATGCTGTCCACGAGCCCGGTCAGCGGCGGATCATGGACAAAACCTATGGTGCTGAAGGGGCTGACCAAGTCAAGGCGATTCTCTCTGATCTTGCGGTTCATCCAGCCACAGCGCGCCACGTTGCGATGAAGCTGGCGCGGCATTTCGTTTCGGATAAGCCGCCGGAAAAATTGGTCAATAGGCTCGAAGACGATTTCCTGAGCACGGGCGGTGACCTCCCATCACTCTATCGCACGCTGGTCGAAGCGCCAGAGGCTTGGCCAACACCGTGGAACGGTGCGCAGGCGAAATTTAAATCGCCATGGGAATGGTTGGTTTCATCATTACGCGCGTTGAATGTGCGTGATTTGCCGACCAATATGAAAACAGCACAACTGTTGCGCCAACTAGGTCAACCGGTCTGGAAGCCGGGGTCACCCGCGGGCTACGCCGACGAAACCGCAACTTGGGCAGGGAGTGCGGCGCTGATGCGGCGGGTAGAGTTGGCAGAACGCATTGCGCGACGCAGCGCAGATCGTATCGATGCGCGGGCATTAGCTCCGCAAATTTTACCGGGTGTACTCGCTAACAATACCGTTGAAGCTGTCGCTCGCGCGGAAAGCCCGTCTCAAGGCCTGTCGCTGTTACTTGTCTCACCAGAATTTTTGCGGAGATAG
- a CDS encoding Crp/Fnr family transcriptional regulator: protein METYFTTALLIHIGALFYIVAFLIRDEMKLRLLVLSGSIFYLLYYYLFPDVPLWDAILTTVILTLANLIVLFRIALERSVLALSLEEKQLFAAFEGFTPGQFRQLLKIAEWRTAQSSDVLTTENEPLSKLYYIFEGSVHAKKGKHEFTLAAGNFIGEIAFVLKGPPTANVSALANTRYVEWNSAEIERLMAKSSSFENAMMALLSRDLADKLATSIQPGSVIV, encoded by the coding sequence ATGGAAACTTATTTTACCACCGCTTTGTTGATCCATATCGGTGCTCTATTTTACATCGTCGCCTTCCTGATCCGCGATGAAATGAAGCTGCGTCTGCTGGTATTGAGCGGCTCTATTTTTTACCTGCTATATTACTATCTGTTTCCGGACGTTCCTCTGTGGGATGCAATCCTGACTACGGTCATTTTGACGCTTGCCAATTTAATCGTCCTGTTCCGCATTGCCTTGGAACGGTCTGTGCTCGCATTAAGTCTTGAGGAAAAGCAACTGTTCGCAGCGTTTGAAGGATTTACGCCCGGGCAATTTCGACAACTGCTCAAAATCGCCGAATGGCGCACGGCCCAATCCTCTGATGTGCTCACCACAGAGAATGAACCGCTTTCCAAATTATATTATATTTTTGAAGGATCTGTTCATGCGAAGAAGGGGAAGCATGAATTTACATTGGCCGCTGGAAATTTTATTGGAGAGATCGCATTCGTTCTCAAAGGCCCTCCAACTGCGAATGTTAGCGCTCTGGCTAACACCAGATATGTCGAGTGGAATAGCGCAGAAATTGAGCGACTAATGGCGAAATCATCCAGTTTTGAAAATGCCATGATGGCGCTACTCAGTCGTGATCTTGCTGATAAACTCGCGACTAGCATTCAGCCAGGATCGGTGATTGTATAG